The Hyphomonas sediminis genome contains a region encoding:
- a CDS encoding N-acyl-D-amino-acid deacylase family protein: MTTHDLIIRGGTIVDGTGAEAYEGDVAVSGGVITAVGKVNGKGIEEIDAKGQIVTPGFVDLHTHYDGQVTWGEEMSPSSIHGITTVVMGNCGVGFAPCKSEDHDRLIRLMEGVEDIPFPVLSQGLPWAWESFPDYLDFLSTRRFDTDVCAQLPHAALRVFVMGDRGANREDATPEDIAAMAKLAKEAMMAGAMGFSTSRTLNHRTSDGQPTPTLTASQAELEGIAMGLSEAGRGVLQFVSDFNDPLKEAAMLRHLVEVSGRPLSVSLAQSDVAPNAWRKLLGAIEAAANDGVPIRAQVAPRPVGVLLGLDLTLNPFTAHPTYQSIAHLPLAERVARLRDPAFRAQLLADEPSADNPFVKSTLRNLGKIFQLSDPVNYEPGPESTLAAIAEARGMTPEAVALDLMLERDGMGVLYLPFLNYAQGSLDPILEMMESPATLPGLSDGGAHVGMICDGSFTTTMLTHWVRDRMKGKKLSVESIVQRQARKTAEWIGLWDRGLIAPGYRADLNVIDLANLKLHLPTIQRDLPAGGRRLMQRASGYTATILKGEITHRDGDPTGKRPGRLVRGARAAPVQAIAAE, translated from the coding sequence ATGACAACCCATGACCTGATCATTCGCGGCGGCACCATCGTCGATGGCACCGGCGCTGAAGCGTATGAGGGGGACGTTGCAGTATCCGGCGGCGTGATCACCGCTGTAGGCAAGGTAAACGGCAAAGGCATCGAAGAGATCGACGCCAAAGGCCAGATCGTGACGCCGGGCTTTGTTGACCTGCATACCCATTATGATGGCCAGGTGACCTGGGGCGAGGAGATGAGCCCCTCGTCCATTCACGGCATCACGACCGTGGTGATGGGCAATTGCGGCGTGGGCTTTGCGCCCTGCAAAAGCGAAGACCATGATCGCCTCATTCGCCTGATGGAGGGCGTGGAGGACATCCCCTTCCCTGTTCTCTCCCAAGGTCTGCCCTGGGCGTGGGAAAGCTTCCCCGACTATCTCGACTTTCTTTCCACGCGCCGCTTCGACACCGATGTCTGCGCGCAGCTGCCCCATGCGGCCTTGCGCGTGTTCGTGATGGGCGACCGCGGCGCCAACCGGGAAGATGCGACCCCAGAAGATATTGCCGCCATGGCCAAGCTGGCCAAGGAAGCGATGATGGCCGGGGCGATGGGATTTTCCACTTCGCGCACGCTGAACCACCGCACCTCCGATGGCCAGCCAACGCCGACGCTGACCGCCTCTCAGGCAGAGCTGGAAGGCATCGCCATGGGCCTTTCAGAGGCAGGCCGGGGCGTGTTGCAGTTTGTGTCAGACTTCAACGACCCGCTGAAGGAAGCCGCGATGCTGCGGCATCTGGTGGAAGTTTCCGGCCGGCCACTTTCGGTATCGCTGGCCCAATCGGATGTGGCGCCCAATGCCTGGCGCAAGCTGCTTGGCGCCATTGAAGCCGCCGCGAATGACGGCGTGCCGATCCGCGCGCAAGTGGCGCCCCGCCCTGTCGGCGTGCTGCTGGGGCTGGACCTGACGCTGAACCCGTTCACCGCCCACCCAACCTATCAATCGATTGCGCATCTGCCGCTGGCCGAACGCGTGGCAAGACTTCGCGATCCGGCGTTCCGTGCGCAGCTTCTGGCCGACGAGCCGAGTGCGGACAATCCGTTCGTCAAATCCACGCTGCGCAATTTGGGCAAGATCTTCCAACTGAGCGATCCAGTGAACTATGAACCCGGACCGGAGAGTACGCTGGCCGCGATTGCCGAAGCGCGTGGGATGACGCCGGAAGCCGTCGCTCTGGACCTGATGCTGGAGCGTGACGGGATGGGCGTGCTCTACCTGCCTTTCCTGAACTATGCGCAAGGCTCACTCGATCCAATCCTGGAGATGATGGAGAGCCCAGCCACCCTGCCCGGCCTTTCCGATGGTGGGGCGCATGTGGGCATGATCTGCGACGGATCGTTCACGACAACCATGCTGACCCATTGGGTACGCGACCGGATGAAGGGCAAGAAGCTCTCTGTTGAGAGCATCGTGCAGCGACAGGCGCGCAAGACAGCTGAATGGATTGGTCTGTGGGATCGCGGGCTGATTGCGCCGGGATACCGCGCAGACCTCAACGTGATCGACCTGGCAAACCTGAAGCTGCACCTGCCAACCATCCAGCGCGACCTGCCGGCCGGCGGGCGCCGCCTGATGCAGCGCGCCTCGGGCTATACTGCCACGATCCTGAAGGGTGAGATCACCCACCGAGACGGAGACCCGACCGGCAAGCGGCCCGGCCGCCTCGTCCGCGGCGCGCGGGCAGCACCGGTTCAGGCAATCGCGGCGGAATAG
- a CDS encoding helix-turn-helix transcriptional regulator, whose amino-acid sequence MENTIRTLRAEKGWSQQQLADLLDVSRQSVNAIETGKYDPSLPLAFAIARLFERQIEDIFDDGRRAAE is encoded by the coding sequence ATGGAAAACACCATTCGTACCCTGAGGGCAGAAAAGGGTTGGAGCCAACAGCAACTGGCAGACCTGCTCGATGTATCCCGGCAATCGGTCAATGCCATTGAGACCGGAAAGTATGACCCGTCCCTGCCTCTGGCATTTGCGATCGCCCGGCTGTTCGAGCGTCAGATCGAGGACATTTTTGACGACGGGCGGCGCGCAGCCGAATAG
- the ftsY gene encoding signal recognition particle-docking protein FtsY, with product MILWFGKKKKLEEAKAAGEAMKAPELSAEELAAQEAAAREKEEIERKVAEANRAWEERQRREAQEAEDEAIRAKAAAELKLLEERREHERLRAEAAEAARLAAEAEANDPGLFGRLGQGLARSTAKISEGIAALGRRKLDEDTLDELQDLLITSDMGAKVAARVTKGIAKERFDKEIGPDEIRLALAEEITDILKPREKVVDFSDGPRPRIVMFVGVNGSGKTTTIGKIASKLKDQGAKALLVAADTFRAAAVEQLKVWGARADIPVLSKDTGADAAGLVYEAVEKAKAEDLDLVLIDTAGRLQNKAELMSELAKVVRVVRKIDPDAPHDVILVLDATVGQNALSQVEAFRHTAGVTGLVMTKLDGTAKGGVLVAIAEAHDLPIHFIGIGEKAEDLRPFSAEAFAKALVGIKA from the coding sequence ATGATCCTCTGGTTCGGCAAGAAAAAGAAACTCGAAGAGGCCAAGGCCGCCGGCGAGGCAATGAAAGCGCCCGAGCTTTCAGCCGAAGAGCTTGCCGCCCAGGAAGCCGCCGCGCGCGAAAAGGAAGAGATTGAGCGCAAGGTTGCTGAAGCCAACCGCGCCTGGGAAGAGCGTCAGCGCCGCGAAGCGCAGGAAGCCGAAGATGAAGCCATCCGCGCGAAAGCCGCCGCAGAGCTGAAGCTTCTGGAAGAACGCCGCGAGCATGAGCGCCTGCGCGCTGAAGCGGCGGAAGCCGCCCGCCTCGCCGCCGAAGCAGAAGCCAATGATCCGGGTCTCTTTGGCCGTCTGGGGCAGGGGCTGGCGCGCTCCACGGCAAAGATTTCCGAAGGCATTGCTGCGCTGGGCCGCCGCAAGCTGGACGAGGATACGCTCGACGAGCTGCAGGATCTTCTGATCACGTCCGATATGGGCGCAAAGGTCGCCGCGCGTGTTACCAAGGGGATTGCGAAAGAGCGGTTCGACAAGGAAATTGGCCCCGACGAAATCCGGCTTGCCCTCGCTGAAGAAATCACGGACATCCTGAAGCCGCGCGAAAAAGTCGTCGACTTTTCAGATGGTCCGCGTCCGCGCATCGTGATGTTTGTCGGCGTGAATGGTTCAGGCAAGACCACGACCATCGGCAAGATTGCGTCCAAGCTGAAGGATCAGGGGGCCAAAGCGCTGCTGGTGGCTGCCGATACATTCCGCGCCGCCGCAGTCGAACAACTCAAGGTCTGGGGCGCGCGCGCCGACATTCCGGTTCTTTCCAAGGATACCGGCGCAGATGCGGCGGGTCTCGTCTATGAAGCGGTGGAGAAAGCCAAAGCCGAAGACCTCGATCTCGTCCTGATCGACACGGCAGGCCGCCTGCAGAACAAGGCGGAGCTTATGTCGGAGCTTGCCAAGGTCGTCCGTGTCGTGAGGAAGATTGATCCGGATGCGCCCCATGATGTCATCCTGGTGCTCGATGCGACCGTTGGCCAGAACGCGCTCTCCCAGGTCGAGGCGTTCCGGCATACGGCCGGCGTGACGGGTCTTGTGATGACCAAGCTTGATGGCACGGCGAAAGGCGGCGTCCTGGTCGCGATTGCCGAGGCGCACGACCTGCCGATCCACTTCATCGGTATCGGCGAAAAAGCAGAAGACCTCCGCCCGTTCAGTGCGGAGGCCTTTGCGAAGGCGCTGGTGGGGATCAAGGCTTAG
- a CDS encoding DUF3617 domain-containing protein, which produces MRLPVLLASAFLAPLLAAQAQSISVNKGQWRVDQDSYFRGIADGEVLDMPPEFSSIDECWTLDEEVLIDESMVAMFEGCVSTGSKALPYGVAIGVSCDFDGLLVGGTLAFSVSHTRDSFSAHLQLNNEANDGLDFQSDLLMIGHRTGTCQAPS; this is translated from the coding sequence ATGCGCCTTCCTGTCCTTCTGGCTTCCGCTTTCCTCGCGCCGCTTCTCGCCGCGCAGGCCCAGTCGATCAGCGTCAACAAAGGCCAATGGCGCGTTGATCAGGACTCCTATTTCAGAGGCATCGCCGATGGCGAAGTCCTTGATATGCCGCCGGAGTTCAGCTCAATCGACGAATGCTGGACGCTCGATGAAGAGGTCCTGATTGATGAAAGCATGGTCGCCATGTTCGAAGGCTGTGTGTCTACAGGCAGCAAGGCGCTGCCCTATGGCGTCGCGATTGGCGTTTCCTGCGACTTTGACGGCCTGCTTGTCGGCGGAACGCTGGCCTTCTCTGTCAGCCACACGCGCGACAGCTTCTCCGCCCATCTCCAGCTGAACAATGAGGCCAACGACGGGCTCGATTTCCAGAGCGATCTCCTGATGATTGGCCACCGCACGGGCACCTGCCAGGCCCCGAGCTGA
- a CDS encoding MaoC family dehydratase, producing the protein MATGVKSNPGNFFEDFRPGESLIHATPQTVTEGDIALYRALTGNRFAQYSSAEFAKAAGMSGLCVDPLHAFHIVFGKTVPDISLNAVANLGYADGRILRPVLPGDTLRATSDVIGVKENSNGKTGVVWVRTKGLNQRGEEVMSYVRWVMVNKRDAASPAPEAVVPELPAAVAQEDLVGYPEMKAWPFAQSGSRHVFEDYETGEKINHVDGMTVEEAEHQIATRLYQNTAKVHFDAHGQKSSRFGKRLIYGGVVISIARSLAFNGLENAGQILAINAGTHVNPLFAGDTIYAWSEVLDKAELSETCGALRLRLVAVKDADPGAFIHKDDAGKHDTRVLLDFDYWAAIPRAR; encoded by the coding sequence ATGGCAACGGGCGTCAAATCCAATCCCGGCAATTTCTTCGAGGACTTCCGTCCCGGCGAATCCCTTATTCATGCAACGCCTCAGACGGTGACGGAGGGCGATATCGCCCTTTACCGCGCCCTCACAGGCAATCGCTTCGCCCAGTATTCATCGGCCGAGTTTGCCAAGGCCGCCGGTATGTCGGGTCTTTGCGTTGATCCGTTGCACGCCTTCCACATTGTCTTCGGCAAGACCGTGCCGGACATTTCCCTGAACGCGGTCGCCAATCTCGGCTATGCCGATGGTCGCATCCTGCGCCCCGTCCTGCCGGGCGATACACTACGCGCCACCTCCGACGTGATCGGCGTAAAGGAAAACTCCAACGGCAAGACCGGCGTCGTCTGGGTCCGCACCAAGGGCCTCAACCAGCGCGGCGAAGAAGTGATGAGCTATGTCCGCTGGGTGATGGTCAACAAGCGCGACGCCGCCTCGCCCGCGCCTGAAGCGGTCGTGCCGGAGCTTCCCGCTGCCGTCGCCCAGGAAGACCTGGTCGGCTATCCCGAAATGAAGGCCTGGCCGTTCGCTCAGTCGGGCAGCCGGCATGTCTTTGAGGATTATGAGACCGGCGAGAAGATCAACCATGTCGACGGGATGACCGTTGAGGAGGCCGAGCATCAGATCGCCACGCGCCTTTATCAGAACACCGCCAAAGTTCACTTCGATGCGCATGGCCAGAAATCCAGCCGTTTCGGCAAGCGCCTGATCTATGGCGGCGTGGTGATCTCGATTGCCCGCTCGCTGGCGTTCAACGGGCTTGAAAACGCTGGCCAGATCCTCGCCATCAATGCGGGCACGCATGTGAACCCGCTCTTCGCGGGCGATACGATCTATGCCTGGAGCGAAGTGCTGGACAAAGCCGAGCTGTCGGAAACCTGCGGGGCCCTGCGCCTGCGTCTCGTCGCGGTGAAGGATGCCGATCCCGGTGCCTTCATCCACAAGGACGACGCCGGCAAGCACGACACCCGCGTCCTGCTCGACTTCGACTATTGGGCCGCCATCCCGCGCGCCCGCTAG
- the dapF gene encoding diaminopimelate epimerase, translating to MKLWKMNGAGNAFAIFDARSTAFTPTVDQIRKIAEDLKADQVIAMERDATKDVFMRIWNSDGSEVSACGNATRCVGLLMLEETGKDRVTIQTEADMLHAYRADGGLITVDMGSPQMGWEDIPLSEKMDVRGVDLKIGPIDAPILARPAVVSMGNPHAVFFVKDVAAYDIPAIGPLVEWHPLFPEGTNVGFAQVIDRETIRLRVWERAAGLTKACGTGACAALVCAARAGLTGRKARMILDGGDLIIDWRESDDHVYMTGPVELEFEAEI from the coding sequence ATGAAGCTCTGGAAGATGAACGGCGCGGGCAATGCCTTTGCCATATTCGATGCGCGCTCGACGGCGTTCACGCCGACTGTGGACCAGATCCGCAAGATCGCTGAAGACCTGAAAGCCGACCAGGTGATCGCGATGGAACGCGACGCCACCAAGGATGTGTTCATGCGCATCTGGAACTCGGATGGCTCGGAAGTTTCCGCCTGTGGCAATGCCACCCGCTGTGTCGGCCTGCTGATGCTGGAGGAAACCGGCAAGGACCGCGTCACCATCCAGACCGAGGCGGACATGCTGCACGCCTATCGCGCCGACGGCGGCCTCATCACAGTCGATATGGGCTCGCCCCAGATGGGCTGGGAAGACATTCCCCTCTCCGAAAAGATGGATGTGCGCGGTGTTGACCTGAAAATCGGGCCGATTGATGCGCCGATCCTCGCCCGCCCGGCCGTCGTCTCGATGGGTAACCCCCATGCGGTCTTCTTCGTGAAGGATGTGGCCGCCTACGATATTCCGGCCATCGGCCCGCTGGTGGAATGGCACCCGCTGTTCCCGGAAGGCACCAATGTCGGCTTTGCCCAGGTGATCGATCGGGAAACCATCCGCCTGCGCGTCTGGGAACGGGCCGCTGGTCTCACCAAGGCATGTGGCACCGGCGCCTGCGCTGCGCTCGTCTGCGCGGCCCGCGCCGGGCTCACCGGTCGCAAGGCCCGTATGATCCTCGATGGCGGCGATCTCATCATCGACTGGCGCGAAAGCGACGACCACGTCTACATGACCGGCCCGGTTGAGCTGGAATTCGAAGCGGAAATCTAA
- the mtaB gene encoding tRNA (N(6)-L-threonylcarbamoyladenosine(37)-C(2))-methylthiotransferase MtaB, with protein MAETAPSSGPTVITLGCRLNTYESEVMRRHAQEAGLEEAVIINTCAVTSEAVRGARQAIRRAARENPGAPILVTGCAAQTDPQAFAAMPEVTRVIGNHDKMKAETWKPADLLGGEEKVRVNDIMSVRETAAHLIDGMEGRARAYVQVQNGCDHRCTFCIIPYGRGNSRSVPAGEVVAQVRALVASGHYEVVLTGVDLTSWGADLPGTPQLGNLVQRLLKLVPDLRQLRISSIDAIEMDDALLEAMAEPRLAPYLHLSLQHGDNLILKRMKRRHSREDAIALAERLRTIRRDIALGADIIAGFPTETDAHFENSLRLVEECGLSFLHAFPYSPRPGTPAARMPQLAKPLIKARAARLREAGETALIRHFERHVGQQREALVERGTMARLSDFTQVKLSQPDAEGGRMLSVQITDHDGKQLLGTPL; from the coding sequence ATGGCAGAGACCGCCCCTTCTTCCGGCCCGACCGTCATTACGCTCGGATGCCGTCTCAACACCTACGAGTCCGAGGTGATGCGCCGCCATGCGCAGGAGGCGGGGCTTGAGGAGGCTGTCATCATCAACACTTGCGCTGTCACCTCCGAGGCGGTGCGCGGCGCCCGCCAGGCCATCCGCCGCGCGGCCCGCGAGAACCCCGGCGCGCCGATCCTGGTGACAGGCTGCGCCGCGCAAACCGATCCGCAGGCCTTTGCCGCGATGCCGGAAGTCACCCGCGTCATCGGCAATCATGACAAGATGAAAGCCGAAACCTGGAAACCGGCAGATCTGCTCGGCGGCGAAGAAAAGGTTCGCGTCAACGATATCATGAGCGTGCGGGAAACCGCTGCTCACCTGATCGACGGGATGGAAGGGCGCGCCCGCGCCTATGTGCAGGTCCAGAATGGCTGCGACCATCGCTGCACCTTCTGCATCATTCCCTATGGCCGCGGAAATTCCCGCTCCGTCCCGGCGGGGGAGGTAGTGGCGCAGGTGCGCGCCCTCGTCGCCAGCGGGCATTATGAAGTCGTGCTGACGGGCGTTGACCTCACCAGCTGGGGCGCAGACCTTCCGGGCACGCCGCAACTCGGCAATCTTGTCCAGCGTCTCCTGAAGCTCGTGCCAGATCTCCGCCAGCTGAGGATTTCCTCCATCGACGCAATCGAGATGGATGACGCCCTCCTCGAAGCGATGGCAGAGCCGCGCCTGGCGCCTTACCTGCACCTCTCGCTCCAGCATGGCGACAACCTGATCCTTAAGCGGATGAAACGCCGCCACAGCCGGGAGGACGCCATCGCGCTCGCCGAGCGCCTGCGTACGATCCGTCGGGATATCGCTCTGGGGGCGGACATCATCGCGGGCTTCCCGACTGAGACAGACGCGCATTTTGAAAACTCGCTCCGCCTCGTCGAGGAGTGCGGCCTCTCTTTCCTGCATGCCTTTCCCTACAGCCCGCGCCCCGGAACGCCCGCCGCGCGGATGCCCCAGCTTGCCAAACCGCTGATCAAGGCGCGCGCCGCGCGCTTGCGCGAAGCAGGGGAGACGGCGCTGATACGTCACTTTGAGCGCCATGTCGGCCAGCAACGCGAAGCCCTTGTGGAGCGTGGCACGATGGCGCGCCTGTCAGATTTCACCCAGGTCAAACTCAGTCAGCCGGACGCGGAGGGTGGACGCATGCTCTCCGTGCAGATAACCGACCATGACGGCAAACAGCTTCTCGGAACACCTTTATGA
- a CDS encoding ArsC/Spx/MgsR family protein, with protein sequence MAYIFIHNPGCSTSRNGLELLKENGIEPKVRKYMTEAERLSVDELKDIAKKLKAKSPREFLRKKDADAAGLSETAPDEEVYAAMAENPKLIQRPIGINGRKAALGRPIENLLEIL encoded by the coding sequence ATGGCTTATATCTTCATCCACAATCCAGGCTGCTCGACCTCACGCAACGGTCTTGAGCTGCTGAAAGAAAACGGGATCGAGCCAAAGGTTCGCAAATACATGACTGAGGCCGAGCGGCTTTCGGTCGACGAGCTGAAGGACATTGCGAAGAAGCTGAAGGCGAAATCGCCGCGCGAATTCCTCCGCAAGAAGGATGCAGATGCGGCGGGTCTTTCCGAGACGGCCCCTGACGAGGAAGTCTACGCCGCAATGGCGGAGAACCCGAAGCTCATCCAGCGTCCCATCGGCATCAATGGCCGCAAGGCCGCGCTTGGGCGGCCGATTGAGAATCTGCTCGAAATCCTTTGA